One Enterococcus silesiacus genomic window carries:
- a CDS encoding tRNA threonylcarbamoyl adenosine modification protein TsaD, with amino-acid sequence MTFFNKERKLLLAIESSCDETSVAVIEDGAKILSNIVASQVKSHKRFGGVVPEVASRHHVEEITLCIEDALVEAGVEPSDLSGVGVTYGPGLVGALLIGISAAKAFAWAHDLPLIPVNHMAGHIYAAHFVKPLQFPLMALLVSGGHTELVYMKETGSFEIIGETRDDAAGEAYDKVGRVLGLTYPSGKEIDELAHLGQDTYHFPRAMIKEDNYDFSFSGLKSSFINTVHNAEQRDEELIVNDLAASFQASVIDVLVDKTIRACKEYPVKQLVMAGGVAANMGLRDRLGKEVTEKLPGVRFIVPPLRLCGDNAAMIGAAAFVEAEKGHFADYHLNAEPGLSFMTI; translated from the coding sequence ATGACTTTTTTTAATAAAGAAAGAAAATTACTATTGGCTATTGAAAGTAGTTGTGACGAAACAAGCGTTGCAGTGATTGAAGATGGCGCTAAAATTTTATCCAATATCGTGGCTTCTCAAGTGAAAAGTCATAAACGTTTTGGCGGCGTCGTACCAGAAGTTGCTAGTCGTCATCATGTGGAAGAAATCACGTTATGTATTGAAGATGCTTTAGTTGAAGCTGGTGTAGAACCCAGTGATTTGAGTGGCGTTGGGGTTACGTATGGACCTGGTTTGGTCGGTGCTTTATTGATCGGAATTTCTGCCGCCAAAGCATTTGCTTGGGCGCATGATTTGCCTTTGATTCCAGTCAATCATATGGCTGGACACATTTATGCGGCGCACTTTGTGAAACCTCTGCAGTTTCCATTGATGGCCTTATTAGTCAGCGGTGGTCATACGGAATTAGTTTACATGAAAGAAACAGGTTCATTTGAAATCATCGGTGAAACGAGAGATGATGCAGCAGGTGAAGCGTATGATAAAGTCGGTAGGGTTTTAGGCTTAACTTATCCAAGCGGCAAAGAAATCGATGAGCTAGCGCATCTTGGACAAGACACGTATCATTTTCCTCGGGCAATGATCAAAGAAGACAATTATGATTTTAGTTTTAGTGGCTTGAAAAGTTCGTTTATCAATACGGTTCATAATGCTGAACAGCGTGATGAAGAGTTGATAGTAAACGATTTGGCTGCAAGTTTTCAAGCGAGTGTGATTGATGTTTTAGTTGATAAAACGATTCGGGCTTGTAAAGAATATCCAGTCAAACAATTAGTGATGGCAGGTGGTGTTGCAGCCAATATGGGCTTGCGTGATCGGTTGGGCAAAGAAGTGACCGAAAAACTCCCAGGAGTCAGGTTTATTGTTCCGCCGCTTAGACTATGCGGAGATAACGCAGCAATGATCGGAGCCGCAGCATTTGTTGAAGCTGAAAAAGGACATTTTGCAGATTATCACTTAAACGCGGAGCCTGGTTTATCCTTTATGACGATCTAA
- a CDS encoding arginine--tRNA ligase (catalyzes a two-step reaction, first charging an arginine molecule by linking its carboxyl group to the alpha-phosphate of ATP, followed by transfer of the aminoacyl-adenylate to its tRNA; class-I aminoacyl-tRNA synthetase), whose translation MNNKEIVAKAIFEVVKEDLSLETVTQLLENPKSVDHGDVAFPAFSLAKVYRKAPQQIAADLAEKIAGTDFEKIEVVGPYLNFFMNKKMVSQAVIGQIAKEKGHYGDSSIGGKGNVPIDMSSPNIAKPISMGHLRSTVIGNSIAFILEKIGYTPIRINHLGDWGTQFGKLIVGYKKWGSEEAVKTAPITELLRLYVQFHEEAETQPELEEEARAWFKKLEEGDVEATELWQWFRTESLKEFDKIYSMLEVSFDSYNGEAFYNDKMDEIVTMLEEKHLLQENQGAEIVDLSAYELNPALIKKSDGATLYITRDLAAAVYRKRNYDFAKSIYVVGNEQSNHFKQLKAVLNELGFDWSKDMHHVPFGLITQGGKKLSTRKGKIVLLEEVLNEAVELANNQIMEKNPDLPDREEVARQVGIGSVIFHDLKNDRLNNFDFVLEEVVRFEGETGPYVQYTHARAMSILRKANFTIDETKEYALDDKESWEVVKLLQKFPDIVLQAAEKYEPSVIAKHAIQVAQAFNKYYAHVKILAEDEQKESRLALVYAMATIIKEDLRLLGLHAPNEM comes from the coding sequence ATGAACAACAAAGAAATCGTAGCAAAAGCCATTTTCGAAGTGGTAAAAGAGGACCTATCTTTAGAAACCGTTACACAATTATTGGAAAATCCTAAATCTGTCGATCACGGCGATGTAGCTTTTCCAGCCTTCTCATTAGCTAAAGTATACCGTAAAGCGCCACAGCAAATCGCCGCTGATTTAGCTGAAAAAATCGCTGGAACTGACTTTGAAAAAATCGAAGTAGTTGGGCCTTACTTGAACTTTTTCATGAATAAAAAAATGGTCAGTCAAGCAGTGATTGGTCAAATTGCTAAAGAAAAAGGGCATTATGGCGATAGCTCCATTGGCGGAAAAGGCAATGTCCCAATCGATATGTCTTCACCTAATATTGCAAAACCAATTTCAATGGGGCATCTACGTTCAACGGTAATTGGGAATTCTATTGCTTTTATCCTTGAAAAAATTGGTTACACACCGATCCGCATCAACCATTTAGGTGATTGGGGCACACAGTTTGGTAAATTGATTGTGGGCTATAAAAAATGGGGTTCAGAAGAAGCCGTTAAAACGGCACCAATTACTGAATTATTACGTTTATACGTACAATTTCATGAAGAAGCCGAAACACAACCTGAATTGGAAGAAGAAGCTCGTGCTTGGTTTAAAAAACTAGAAGAAGGCGACGTAGAAGCAACTGAATTATGGCAATGGTTCCGTACAGAATCATTAAAAGAATTCGATAAAATCTATTCCATGTTGGAAGTTTCATTTGATTCATACAATGGAGAAGCGTTCTACAACGATAAAATGGATGAAATCGTAACAATGCTAGAAGAAAAACATTTACTGCAAGAAAATCAAGGGGCTGAAATCGTCGATTTATCTGCATATGAGCTAAATCCTGCCTTGATCAAAAAATCAGATGGTGCCACTCTTTATATCACACGTGATTTAGCGGCTGCTGTTTATCGTAAACGTAACTATGATTTCGCAAAATCAATCTATGTTGTCGGTAATGAACAAAGTAACCACTTCAAACAATTAAAAGCTGTTTTAAATGAACTTGGATTTGATTGGTCGAAAGACATGCACCATGTTCCGTTTGGTTTGATCACACAAGGTGGTAAAAAACTATCGACACGTAAAGGAAAAATTGTTTTACTTGAAGAGGTACTGAATGAAGCCGTTGAATTAGCTAATAATCAAATTATGGAAAAAAATCCTGATTTACCAGATCGTGAAGAAGTCGCAAGACAAGTTGGGATCGGCTCTGTTATTTTCCATGATCTTAAAAATGATCGGTTGAATAATTTTGATTTCGTGTTGGAAGAAGTTGTGCGTTTTGAAGGAGAGACAGGCCCGTATGTTCAATATACGCACGCTCGTGCGATGAGTATTTTAAGAAAAGCAAACTTTACCATCGATGAAACAAAAGAGTATGCGCTAGATGATAAAGAAAGTTGGGAAGTCGTTAAATTATTACAAAAATTCCCAGATATTGTCTTGCAAGCAGCAGAAAAATATGAGCCTTCTGTGATTGCAAAACATGCGATCCAAGTTGCCCAAGCCTTCAATAAATACTATGCTCATGTTAAGATCTTAGCAGAAGATGAGCAAAAAGAATCACGTTTAGCTTTAGTTTATGCAATGGCAACAATTATTAAAGAAGATTTACGTCTGTTAGGTTTACATGCACCAAATGAAATGTAA
- a CDS encoding xanthine phosphoribosyltransferase (Catalyzes the transfer of the phosphoribosyl moiety from 5-phospho--D-ribosyl-1-pyrophosphate (PRib-PP) to the 6-oxo-guanine and -xanthine), with protein MEELVQRIKEDGRVLGEGVLKVDSFVTHQVDPDLMEAIGYRFAEVFAEAGITKVVTIEASGIAPALFAAKKLAVPMIFARKAKSLTMDEELLTSSVYSFTKQVTSQISISRKFLSSDDKVLIIDDFLANGQAAKGLVELCQQAGAKVDGIGIVIEKSFQDGRDLLEEMGMRVVSLARIASLKNGEVEFLEGDA; from the coding sequence ATGGAAGAATTAGTACAACGAATCAAAGAAGATGGACGAGTGTTGGGAGAAGGTGTCTTGAAAGTAGACAGTTTTGTGACCCATCAAGTAGATCCAGATTTGATGGAGGCGATCGGTTATCGTTTTGCAGAAGTTTTTGCAGAAGCAGGTATTACCAAAGTCGTTACGATCGAAGCGTCAGGAATTGCTCCAGCTCTTTTTGCGGCGAAAAAATTAGCGGTACCGATGATTTTTGCACGCAAAGCAAAAAGCCTAACGATGGATGAAGAATTGCTGACTTCTTCTGTTTATTCGTTTACTAAACAAGTAACAAGTCAAATTTCTATCTCAAGAAAATTTTTATCAAGTGACGATAAAGTACTGATTATTGATGATTTTTTGGCGAACGGTCAAGCTGCAAAGGGATTAGTTGAATTGTGTCAACAAGCAGGGGCTAAAGTTGATGGAATCGGTATTGTTATTGAAAAATCTTTCCAAGATGGCCGGGACTTATTAGAAGAAATGGGGATGCGTGTGGTTTCATTAGCTCGTATTGCTTCTTTAAAAAATGGCGAAGTTGAATTTCTTGAGGGGGATGCATAA
- a CDS encoding hydrolase, which yields MNEKWVPEIVTPLKQDIVQVPKVIAQASGIRIFGKKIKSIIFTTDIAIIRNTDANAVIAVYPFTPHPAITKSIIEAADIPVFSGVGGGLTQGQRSAYMSLFAEAQGSIGVVLNGPTPVETVEMVCEVVDIPVVSTVTSIHTPIDEKIAAGITMINISAGKDTAKTVKFFRERYPELPIIATGGPTDESITETIEAGANAITYTPPSNGELFSHKMDKYRNLEKKNDV from the coding sequence ATGAATGAAAAATGGGTACCAGAGATCGTGACGCCATTGAAACAAGATATTGTTCAAGTGCCTAAAGTGATTGCCCAAGCAAGCGGAATCCGAATCTTTGGGAAAAAAATCAAATCAATTATTTTTACAACTGATATAGCTATTATTCGGAACACAGATGCGAATGCAGTGATTGCTGTTTATCCATTTACACCACATCCAGCAATTACAAAGAGCATCATTGAAGCTGCTGATATTCCTGTTTTTTCAGGTGTAGGAGGCGGTTTAACTCAAGGTCAGCGTTCTGCTTACATGAGCTTATTTGCAGAAGCACAAGGATCAATCGGAGTGGTCTTAAATGGACCAACACCAGTTGAGACAGTGGAGATGGTTTGTGAAGTAGTGGATATTCCGGTAGTTAGCACGGTGACTTCGATTCATACACCGATTGATGAAAAAATTGCTGCAGGAATCACAATGATCAATATCAGTGCCGGTAAAGATACAGCGAAGACAGTGAAGTTTTTCCGGGAGCGCTATCCAGAATTACCGATTATTGCAACTGGTGGGCCGACCGATGAATCCATTACTGAGACGATCGAAGCAGGAGCGAATGCAATTACATATACGCCACCTAGTAATGGGGAGCTTTTTAGCCATAAAATGGATAAGTATAGAAATTTAGAAAAGAAGAATGATGTATAA
- a CDS encoding N5-carboxyaminoimidazole ribonucleotide mutase — translation MSVIVSVVMGSTSDWTTMKHACDSLEEFNISYEKKVVSAHRTPDYMFKFAEQARGRGIKIIIAGAGGAAHLPGMIAAKTTLPVIGVPVQSQALNGLDSLLSIVQMPGGVPVATTAIGKAGAVNAGLLAVQMLSMYDVELAGKLDAKRKFLEESVMESSDELE, via the coding sequence ATGTCTGTCATAGTTTCAGTGGTTATGGGAAGTACATCTGATTGGACAACAATGAAACATGCATGTGATTCTTTAGAAGAATTTAATATTTCTTATGAAAAAAAGGTAGTTTCAGCACATCGAACACCTGATTATATGTTTAAATTTGCGGAGCAAGCACGTGGCCGCGGCATTAAGATTATTATTGCAGGGGCTGGTGGAGCGGCTCATTTACCAGGGATGATTGCGGCAAAAACGACGTTACCTGTCATCGGCGTTCCAGTTCAATCTCAGGCACTCAATGGATTGGATTCATTATTGTCGATTGTTCAAATGCCTGGCGGAGTTCCTGTGGCAACAACTGCAATTGGAAAAGCAGGGGCAGTCAACGCTGGACTACTTGCAGTTCAGATGCTTTCCATGTATGATGTAGAGTTAGCAGGGAAATTAGACGCCAAGCGTAAATTTCTTGAAGAATCTGTGATGGAAAGTAGTGATGAACTTGAATAA
- a CDS encoding oxidoreductase — protein sequence MKNYNWGIIGLGEIATSFVESFQQENSKISAVASRTLAKAEAFATKHGIQSAYGSFEALLADKTIDIIYVAVPNRQHIDHILKALSAGKHVLCEKAITMNSDELAEAMKLAEEKKLILAEAMTIFNMPLYQELRSQIDTKRFGKLKMIQAPFGSYKEPDPLNRFFNPDLAGGALLDIGTYAVSFARWFFTSQPQVIASVMQPFSTGVDEQSASILQNQAQEIATVSLSFQAKMPKQGIVAFEDAYIVINDYPRADEAKIFFNDGTAETIVSGSSTQALNYEITNMIEMIEGNRTNRSLFLTKDVIDLLDQMQQTWLNQAQ from the coding sequence ATGAAGAATTACAATTGGGGTATTATCGGACTTGGGGAAATCGCCACTAGTTTTGTTGAAAGTTTCCAACAAGAAAACAGCAAGATCTCAGCTGTTGCCTCCAGAACATTGGCTAAGGCCGAAGCCTTTGCAACGAAACATGGTATCCAATCAGCTTATGGTTCGTTTGAAGCATTATTAGCTGATAAAACAATCGATATTATTTACGTTGCCGTACCTAATCGGCAGCATATCGACCATATTTTAAAAGCATTGTCAGCAGGAAAGCACGTTCTTTGTGAAAAAGCCATTACGATGAATAGTGACGAACTGGCTGAAGCAATGAAATTAGCTGAGGAAAAAAAATTGATTTTAGCTGAAGCGATGACGATTTTTAATATGCCACTATACCAAGAATTACGCAGTCAAATCGATACGAAGCGTTTTGGCAAGCTAAAAATGATTCAGGCTCCTTTTGGTAGTTATAAAGAGCCTGATCCACTGAACCGCTTTTTCAATCCTGATTTAGCAGGCGGTGCTCTGTTAGATATCGGGACTTACGCAGTATCTTTTGCCCGCTGGTTCTTTACCTCTCAGCCACAAGTGATTGCTTCTGTTATGCAGCCATTTTCAACGGGTGTGGATGAACAGTCTGCAAGTATTCTGCAAAATCAAGCACAAGAAATAGCCACTGTTTCTTTAAGCTTCCAAGCAAAAATGCCAAAGCAAGGTATCGTCGCCTTCGAGGATGCTTATATTGTAATCAACGATTATCCACGAGCGGATGAAGCAAAGATCTTTTTCAATGATGGCACCGCAGAAACAATTGTTTCTGGCAGCAGTACTCAAGCACTAAATTATGAAATTACGAATATGATTGAAATGATTGAAGGTAACAGAACGAATCGTTCACTCTTTTTAACAAAGGACGTAATCGATCTTTTAGACCAGATGCAACAAACTTGGCTAAATCAAGCCCAATAA
- a CDS encoding Uric acid permease PucJ has protein sequence MESKGNLKEQIKQPDAENGKAAVLGLQHLLAMYAGAVAVPLLIGTGLNFNSEQMTYLISIDIFMCGIATLLQLTVNKFFGIGLPVVLGCAIQAVAPLIMIGSDKGVGAIYGSIIASGIFVVLVSGIFSKIKKLFPPLVTGTVITVIGLTLIPVAVEKMGGGLASDPAFGEGTNLLLAFVTIGLIIVIQVWGRGFIKSIAVLVGLVGGTVLAALLGQVDLTPVGEATWFHFPQPFYFGTPTFDISSIVLMIIISIVSMVESTGVYFALGDITGKHIGEEELKKGYRAEGIAVILGGIFNTFPYTGFSQNVGLVQLSGIKTRRPIYYSAFFLIVLGLLPKVGAVAQIIPEPVLGGGMLVMFGMVAVQGMRMLSKVDYNNDKNLLIIAISIGFGLGFNMIPTLFQQMPETVRMFTGNGIVMSSLTAIILNLLFNGLKNEKQVEGH, from the coding sequence TTGGAAAGCAAAGGAAATTTAAAAGAACAAATCAAGCAACCAGATGCTGAGAATGGTAAGGCCGCAGTTTTAGGGTTGCAGCACTTATTGGCGATGTATGCTGGTGCTGTGGCAGTACCTTTATTAATCGGGACTGGTTTGAATTTTAATTCTGAACAAATGACCTACTTGATTTCAATCGATATTTTTATGTGCGGTATCGCAACATTACTGCAGTTGACGGTGAACAAATTCTTTGGAATCGGCTTGCCCGTTGTCCTTGGCTGTGCAATTCAAGCTGTTGCACCACTAATCATGATCGGCAGTGACAAAGGTGTTGGCGCGATTTATGGTTCAATTATCGCTTCTGGTATTTTTGTTGTGTTGGTTTCAGGGATATTCTCGAAAATCAAAAAATTGTTTCCACCTTTAGTAACGGGAACCGTAATCACTGTAATTGGCTTAACATTAATTCCAGTAGCTGTTGAAAAAATGGGTGGTGGTCTAGCATCTGATCCGGCTTTTGGCGAGGGGACCAATTTACTGTTAGCTTTTGTAACGATTGGTTTAATTATTGTGATTCAAGTTTGGGGTAGAGGATTTATAAAATCAATTGCTGTATTAGTCGGTTTAGTTGGCGGCACAGTTTTGGCTGCACTGTTAGGACAAGTGGATTTAACACCAGTAGGAGAAGCTACTTGGTTCCATTTTCCACAACCTTTTTATTTTGGAACACCGACCTTTGATATTTCTTCGATTGTGTTGATGATCATTATTTCGATTGTCAGTATGGTCGAATCGACTGGGGTTTACTTTGCCTTAGGTGATATTACTGGAAAACATATCGGGGAAGAGGAACTGAAAAAAGGCTATCGGGCGGAAGGTATAGCTGTCATTTTAGGTGGTATTTTCAACACCTTCCCTTACACTGGTTTTTCTCAAAATGTTGGGTTAGTTCAATTATCAGGGATCAAGACACGTCGACCAATATATTACTCAGCGTTCTTCTTAATTGTGTTAGGGCTATTACCAAAAGTTGGTGCAGTTGCTCAGATCATTCCAGAACCTGTCTTGGGCGGTGGAATGTTAGTGATGTTTGGCATGGTGGCTGTTCAAGGAATGCGTATGCTGTCAAAAGTGGATTATAATAATGATAAAAATTTATTGATCATTGCGATTTCGATTGGTTTTGGTCTTGGGTTTAATATGATTCCAACGTTATTCCAGCAAATGCCTGAGACGGTAAGAATGTTTACTGGAAATGGGATCGTGATGAGCAGTTTAACGGCAATTATTTTGAATTTATTATTTAATGGATTAAAAAATGAGAAACAAGTTGAAGGGCACTAA
- a CDS encoding ribosomal-protein-alanine acetyltransferase, protein MYYSKENLPAEQPAENLWSVSEQSYNHGSPWSQKQFSIDLAQKTSDYLVLIQENQWIGFVSYHLVLDEVEITHVVIHKEFQQKGYGGQLFDHLLQRFVEQEVCQVFLEVRESNLKAQKLYEKKGFKTINHRKNYYSHPKEDGIVMCLTVKEVNQ, encoded by the coding sequence ATGTATTATTCAAAAGAAAATTTACCAGCAGAACAACCTGCGGAAAATCTTTGGTCGGTCAGTGAACAATCTTATAATCATGGCTCACCTTGGTCGCAAAAGCAATTTAGTATTGACCTAGCGCAAAAAACGAGTGATTATCTTGTCTTGATTCAAGAAAATCAATGGATCGGTTTTGTCAGCTATCATTTGGTTTTAGATGAAGTCGAAATTACCCACGTTGTGATTCATAAAGAATTTCAACAAAAAGGATATGGCGGTCAATTGTTCGATCACTTGCTCCAACGATTTGTCGAGCAAGAAGTTTGTCAAGTCTTTTTAGAAGTGCGTGAGTCTAATTTAAAGGCACAAAAACTATATGAAAAAAAAGGATTCAAAACAATCAATCATCGGAAAAATTATTACAGTCATCCTAAAGAAGACGGGATCGTTATGTGTTTAACAGTTAAGGAAGTGAATCAATGA
- a CDS encoding tRNA threonylcarbamoyladenosine biosynthesis protein TsaB, whose product MRILAIDTSNQTLTVAVCEEKKIIGQYTITVKRNHSLTLMSAITQLVKDVGLTPKDIDRIVVAQGPGSYTGLRIGVTTAKTLAYTLNKELVGVSSLKTLAANCTGISGLIVPLFDARRNNVYTGAYEYNEGVLTSVIADQHIAFEEWLLQLKEFNQVYFVGEDVEKFRLQITSILPNAKICTIAQWQIPNAAVLAELGRVSEPVNDIHQFLPNYLKRVEAEENWLKDHTPEVENYVEKI is encoded by the coding sequence GTGCGGATTTTAGCAATTGATACTTCTAATCAAACATTGACAGTCGCTGTTTGTGAAGAGAAGAAAATAATAGGACAATATACAATCACTGTAAAGAGAAATCATAGCTTAACCCTGATGTCAGCCATCACACAATTGGTCAAAGATGTTGGATTAACTCCCAAAGATATTGACCGCATCGTAGTGGCTCAAGGCCCAGGCTCTTATACAGGATTAAGAATAGGAGTCACAACGGCAAAAACACTTGCCTATACCTTAAATAAAGAATTAGTCGGTGTCTCCAGCTTGAAGACACTAGCGGCAAACTGCACTGGTATCTCTGGGCTTATCGTGCCCTTGTTTGATGCTCGAAGAAACAACGTTTATACTGGAGCTTACGAATATAACGAAGGTGTGTTGACTAGCGTTATTGCGGATCAACATATTGCTTTTGAAGAGTGGCTTTTGCAGTTGAAAGAATTTAATCAGGTTTATTTCGTTGGGGAGGATGTCGAAAAATTTCGTTTACAAATCACATCTATCTTGCCGAATGCTAAAATCTGTACCATTGCTCAATGGCAGATTCCAAATGCTGCAGTGCTTGCAGAGCTTGGCCGGGTGAGTGAACCAGTAAACGATATCCATCAGTTTTTGCCTAATTATTTAAAACGAGTAGAAGCAGAAGAAAACTGGCTGAAAGATCATACACCTGAGGTAGAAAATTATGTTGAAAAAATTTAA
- a CDS encoding N-acetylmuramoyl-L-alanine amidase: MNSPRYKKKKIRKTNLPALFAGLLIVGIAFIFSINVLSDDSKTAEESIQQKGEVTKEQFIDRISPHAKELQASYGVLPSIIIGQGILESNWGQSTLASKYNNLFGIKAYGDQKKINLETREYINEEWIVIQGDFRVYDTWEESMDDHTRLFVNGVTWNPRLYEHVLLAKNYKQAARALQEAGYATDPTYADKVIHVIESYDLNQYDH; this comes from the coding sequence ATGAATAGTCCAAGGTATAAAAAGAAAAAAATAAGAAAAACGAATCTACCCGCACTGTTTGCAGGTCTGTTGATTGTTGGTATCGCGTTCATCTTTTCAATCAATGTATTGTCAGATGATTCTAAAACAGCAGAAGAGTCTATCCAACAAAAAGGGGAAGTGACAAAAGAACAGTTTATTGATAGAATAAGCCCGCATGCTAAGGAGCTACAGGCTTCATATGGTGTTTTACCTAGTATTATTATCGGTCAAGGGATTCTGGAATCAAATTGGGGTCAAAGTACACTAGCCTCTAAATATAATAATTTATTTGGAATCAAAGCCTATGGCGATCAAAAAAAGATCAATCTTGAGACTAGGGAATATATTAATGAAGAGTGGATTGTTATCCAAGGAGATTTTAGAGTGTATGACACATGGGAAGAGTCGATGGATGATCATACACGTTTATTTGTTAACGGTGTAACATGGAATCCTCGCTTATATGAACATGTTCTGTTAGCAAAAAATTATAAGCAAGCAGCGCGTGCTTTGCAAGAGGCTGGCTACGCAACGGATCCGACATATGCTGACAAAGTCATACATGTGATCGAAAGTTACGATCTGAATCAGTATGACCATTGA
- a CDS encoding phosphoribosylaminoimidazole carboxylase, whose product MMNLNKPLLPGQMIGIIGGGQLGRMMALSAREMGFRVGVLDPTVDCPAAQVADWHLLADYDDIEALGELAKRSQVLTYEFENVDVGALMQVQELVSIPQGTDLLAITQDRLLEKSFLEANNIVIAPFATIVSPTDIQDAIDGIGYPCVLKTTRGGYDGKGQFVLYSTSDLAPSMNILREGTCVLEAWIPYEKEISVLVSGNGKGEFTVFPVVENIHRNNILHETIAPARVSEDVVEEAQRIARVIAESVDLAGTLAVEMFLTSNGGIYVNELAPRPHNSGHYSIEACSMSQFDAHIRGICGWPLPEVDLLSEAVMVNILGNEIYETMDVIAEKPDWHFHYYGKAEAKKDRKMGHITILTEDVFETLEDIYQTNIWD is encoded by the coding sequence GTGATGAACTTGAATAAACCTCTATTACCGGGACAAATGATCGGTATTATTGGGGGCGGACAATTAGGCAGAATGATGGCACTTAGTGCACGAGAAATGGGTTTTCGTGTGGGCGTGTTAGATCCGACTGTTGATTGTCCTGCTGCTCAAGTCGCCGATTGGCATTTATTAGCTGATTATGATGACATAGAAGCCTTAGGAGAACTGGCCAAACGCTCGCAAGTGTTAACTTACGAATTTGAAAATGTCGATGTTGGAGCGCTGATGCAAGTCCAAGAATTGGTAAGTATCCCACAAGGGACCGACCTTTTAGCGATTACTCAAGATCGGCTGTTGGAAAAATCCTTTTTAGAAGCAAATAACATCGTAATAGCACCGTTTGCAACAATTGTTAGCCCTACAGATATTCAAGATGCTATTGATGGAATCGGTTATCCTTGTGTATTAAAAACAACGCGTGGCGGCTATGATGGTAAAGGGCAATTTGTTTTATATAGCACTTCTGATTTGGCTCCTTCAATGAATATCCTTAGAGAAGGTACCTGTGTATTAGAAGCTTGGATTCCATATGAAAAAGAAATATCAGTATTAGTAAGCGGCAATGGTAAAGGCGAATTTACCGTTTTTCCTGTTGTTGAAAATATTCATCGAAATAATATTTTACATGAAACGATTGCTCCGGCAAGGGTCAGTGAAGATGTTGTTGAAGAAGCTCAGCGGATTGCTCGGGTGATTGCAGAGTCAGTGGATCTTGCCGGTACATTGGCTGTAGAAATGTTTTTAACAAGCAATGGTGGTATTTATGTCAATGAATTAGCCCCAAGACCGCATAATTCTGGACATTATTCGATCGAAGCGTGTTCTATGAGTCAGTTTGATGCTCATATTCGCGGGATTTGTGGCTGGCCGTTACCAGAGGTTGATTTGTTGTCAGAAGCCGTGATGGTTAATATTTTAGGAAATGAAATCTATGAAACAATGGATGTAATTGCTGAAAAGCCTGATTGGCATTTTCATTATTATGGTAAAGCAGAAGCAAAAAAAGATCGTAAGATGGGGCATATTACCATTTTGACAGAAGATGTTTTCGAGACGTTAGAAGATATCTATCAAACCAATATTTGGGATTAA
- a CDS encoding ribosomal-protein-alanine acetyltransferase codes for MLKKFNLFHSILGLFFKNRPYDEQTVMLAGQEYFVRAIKLDDIKDLLSIEREVYAGELPWTKTAFLVELQSAEPHLYLLIQKDGQTIGFIGCRIFGQDAHITNVAVLTKYQGKGLGSFLIREVQRFAKLNQCEMISLEVRISNKNAQRVYRQLGFVSNTIKPDYYTENKEDALEMILYLKEE; via the coding sequence ATGTTGAAAAAATTTAATCTTTTTCATAGTATTCTAGGTCTCTTCTTTAAAAATCGTCCGTATGATGAGCAAACTGTTATGCTTGCTGGTCAGGAATATTTTGTACGGGCAATTAAGTTGGATGATATCAAAGACTTACTTTCAATCGAACGCGAGGTCTACGCAGGAGAACTCCCTTGGACTAAGACAGCCTTTTTAGTCGAGCTTCAATCTGCTGAACCACATTTGTATTTACTGATTCAAAAAGACGGACAAACGATTGGATTTATTGGCTGTCGCATATTTGGTCAAGATGCCCACATTACCAATGTTGCTGTTTTGACTAAGTATCAAGGGAAAGGGCTGGGGAGTTTTTTGATTAGAGAAGTTCAGCGATTTGCTAAACTCAATCAGTGTGAGATGATTTCTTTAGAAGTTAGAATCAGTAACAAAAATGCACAGCGTGTCTATCGACAACTTGGCTTTGTATCTAATACGATCAAGCCTGATTATTATACGGAAAATAAAGAAGATGCGCTAGAGATGATTTTATATTTAAAAGAAGAGTGA